A genomic region of Ruficoccus amylovorans contains the following coding sequences:
- the cysW gene encoding sulfate ABC transporter permease subunit CysW: MRALLIGGALLFLAVMLLLPLAAVFFEALRRGLEAFMDSFADEDAQHAIKLTLLVAGIAIPFNTLFGLCASWAIAKYDFPGKSVLLTLIDLPFAVSPVIAGLIYVLLFGAQGWLGPWLAEHNIQIIFAVPGIVLATVFVTFPFVARELIPAMQAQGNDEELAALTLGASGWQTFRRVTLPNIRWPLFYGVVLCNARAMGEFGAVSVVSGHIRGETNTVPLYVEILYNEYNFVAAFAMASLLALLALVTLAAKSFIEWRVQRADRARTGERLPDNTPVHKLQHS, from the coding sequence CTGCGAGCACTCTTGATCGGAGGAGCACTGCTCTTTCTCGCCGTGATGCTTCTACTCCCGCTGGCTGCGGTGTTCTTCGAAGCGCTTCGGCGCGGGCTGGAAGCGTTTATGGACAGCTTCGCCGACGAGGACGCGCAGCACGCGATCAAGCTAACCCTGTTGGTTGCAGGCATCGCGATCCCGTTTAACACGCTGTTCGGCCTGTGCGCATCGTGGGCCATCGCCAAGTATGACTTCCCCGGCAAGAGCGTCCTGCTTACGTTGATCGACCTGCCCTTCGCGGTCTCACCCGTCATTGCGGGCCTGATCTACGTACTCCTGTTCGGGGCGCAGGGCTGGCTCGGCCCGTGGCTGGCGGAGCATAACATTCAGATCATCTTCGCCGTACCGGGCATCGTGCTGGCCACGGTCTTCGTCACCTTCCCCTTCGTCGCCCGCGAGTTGATCCCGGCTATGCAGGCGCAGGGCAACGACGAGGAGTTGGCCGCGCTCACCCTCGGCGCCTCCGGCTGGCAGACCTTCCGACGCGTAACCTTGCCGAACATTCGCTGGCCGCTGTTTTACGGTGTGGTTCTGTGCAACGCGCGGGCCATGGGAGAGTTCGGCGCGGTCTCCGTCGTCTCCGGCCACATCCGGGGCGAGACCAACACAGTCCCTCTCTACGTAGAGATTCTCTATAACGAGTACAACTTCGTGGCGGCCTTTGCCATGGCTTCGCTGCTGGCGCTGCTGGCGCTGGTCACGCTCGCCGCCAAGTCCTTCATCGAATGGCGTGTCCAGCGGGCCGACCGCGCCCGCACTGGCGAGCGCCTGCCGGACAATACGCCCGTCCACAAACTTCAGCACTCATGA
- a CDS encoding sulfate/molybdate ABC transporter ATP-binding protein, with protein sequence MSILATNISKHFGPTAALDDVTLEVESGQLVALVGPSGSGKTTLLRILAGLETPDPGSGEIRFHGENVSGLPVQKRQVGMVFQHYALFRHLSVEQNIAFGLTVKKRVERPTRTAIRAKVDELLHLVQLDGLGKRLPSQLSGGQRQRVALARALAIEPRILLLDEPFGALDAKVRKDLRRWLRHFHESIKLTTVFVTHDQEEALELADEVVVMNRARIAQVGPPQAVFDRPESPFVIEFMGNVNRLEAGMAANGSRPHDQLYVRPHDVEIRPQGEHGTLPARVLHIFSAGSAGRLTLERLTNRELIEAEISRAELDELQLSAGQEVGIRFRHIRLFAKTAEGRQELVENDELAHSLNQG encoded by the coding sequence ATGAGCATCCTCGCCACTAACATTTCCAAGCACTTCGGCCCGACCGCAGCGCTCGACGACGTGACGCTCGAAGTCGAAAGCGGCCAACTCGTCGCGCTCGTCGGCCCCTCCGGCTCGGGCAAAACCACGCTCCTGCGCATTCTCGCCGGACTCGAAACCCCCGACCCCGGCAGCGGCGAAATCCGCTTCCACGGAGAGAATGTCAGTGGCCTGCCCGTACAAAAGCGCCAGGTTGGTATGGTCTTCCAACACTACGCTCTTTTCCGCCACCTCAGTGTTGAGCAAAACATCGCCTTCGGCCTGACGGTAAAAAAACGCGTCGAGCGCCCCACCCGCACGGCCATCCGCGCCAAGGTCGATGAGCTGCTCCACCTCGTCCAGCTTGACGGCCTGGGCAAGCGGCTGCCCTCGCAGCTTTCCGGCGGGCAGCGCCAACGTGTCGCCCTGGCCCGCGCCCTCGCCATCGAGCCGCGCATCCTGCTGCTGGACGAGCCCTTTGGTGCGCTCGACGCCAAGGTCCGGAAGGACCTGCGCCGCTGGTTACGACACTTCCATGAGTCGATTAAACTGACCACGGTCTTTGTCACCCATGACCAGGAGGAAGCCCTCGAACTGGCCGACGAGGTCGTCGTCATGAACCGTGCGCGTATCGCCCAGGTCGGCCCGCCGCAGGCGGTTTTCGACCGGCCCGAGTCGCCGTTCGTGATCGAGTTCATGGGCAACGTCAACCGGCTGGAAGCCGGGATGGCAGCTAACGGTAGCCGCCCTCATGACCAGCTCTACGTACGCCCGCATGATGTCGAGATCCGCCCACAGGGCGAGCACGGCACCCTTCCGGCACGCGTGCTGCACATTTTCTCAGCCGGGAGTGCCGGGCGCCTTACCCTGGAGCGCCTGACCAACCGCGAGCTGATCGAGGCCGAAATTTCCCGCGCCGAGCTGGACGAGCTTCAACTGAGCGCAGGGCAGGAAGTCGGCATCCGCTTCCGGCACATCCGGCTCTTTGCCAAGACGGCCGAAGGTCGACAGGAACTGGTCGAAAACGACGAGCTGGCCCACTCACTCAACCAGGGCTGA
- a CDS encoding efflux transporter outer membrane subunit yields MNKHVYFLTAATAALLTGCSMAPDYERPPAPIPADFPEGGAYQADDAVSSAPAAGHLPWAEFYTDSKLREVITLSLENNRDLRVATLNIERMRALYNIERSALLPTVNAGASADRARTPADLSYSNTSVTASQYSADFGFASWELDLFGRIRSMSDAALQEYFATEQASRSVQTMLVSQVATAYLTLAADQARLELAKTTLKTREDALDLVTRRYDRGLSPLLDVHRAQAQVDAAQVSLVTFVQLIAVDKNALNLLAGTTVPADLLPGDLDSIEPPAPISAGVSSLVLLNRPDIIEAEHKLMAANANIGAARAAFFPRISLTAAAGTASSDLSGLFKSGQGMWAYGAQITMPIFDPRTWAAVRVSEADKKIAIAQYEQVIQSSFREVADALAVRGTILQQLEAQREFVQSESEVNRLSNVRYVRGLDSYLSVLDSERELYAAQLELVSLELVRLSNQVKLYAVLGGGWQPLDEPGGGESDAVVN; encoded by the coding sequence ATGAACAAGCACGTATATTTCCTGACCGCCGCGACCGCCGCACTCCTGACCGGGTGCAGCATGGCCCCGGACTACGAACGCCCGCCAGCGCCCATCCCGGCTGACTTCCCGGAGGGAGGGGCCTACCAGGCCGACGACGCCGTTTCCTCCGCTCCTGCGGCAGGGCACCTGCCCTGGGCGGAGTTCTACACCGACTCCAAGCTGCGCGAAGTCATCACCCTGTCGCTGGAAAACAACCGCGACCTGCGGGTGGCGACGCTCAACATCGAACGCATGCGCGCGCTCTACAACATCGAGCGCTCGGCGCTGCTGCCCACGGTCAACGCCGGAGCCAGTGCAGACCGTGCCCGCACTCCGGCGGACCTCTCCTACTCGAATACCTCTGTCACAGCTTCTCAATACAGCGCGGACTTCGGCTTCGCCTCGTGGGAGCTGGATTTGTTCGGGCGCATTCGCAGTATGTCCGATGCTGCCTTGCAGGAGTACTTCGCCACCGAGCAGGCCAGCCGTAGTGTGCAGACCATGCTGGTCTCGCAGGTTGCCACCGCGTACCTGACACTGGCCGCCGACCAGGCCCGGCTCGAACTGGCCAAGACCACGCTGAAGACACGGGAGGATGCGCTCGACCTCGTGACGCGCCGCTACGACCGTGGCCTGAGCCCGCTGCTTGATGTGCACCGGGCGCAGGCTCAGGTGGATGCCGCGCAGGTTTCGTTGGTGACGTTTGTTCAGTTGATCGCGGTGGATAAAAACGCGCTCAACCTGCTGGCCGGTACGACTGTGCCCGCCGATCTCCTGCCCGGCGACCTCGACTCGATCGAGCCGCCCGCGCCGATCTCCGCCGGGGTTTCCTCGCTCGTGCTGCTCAACCGCCCCGATATCATCGAAGCCGAGCACAAGCTCATGGCCGCCAACGCCAACATCGGCGCGGCCCGTGCCGCCTTTTTTCCGCGCATCTCATTGACCGCTGCCGCCGGTACCGCCAGCAGTGACCTTTCCGGTTTGTTCAAGTCTGGTCAGGGCATGTGGGCCTACGGCGCTCAGATCACGATGCCGATTTTCGATCCGCGCACCTGGGCCGCCGTCCGCGTGAGCGAGGCGGATAAGAAGATAGCCATCGCCCAGTACGAGCAGGTTATTCAGTCAAGCTTCCGCGAGGTAGCCGACGCGCTGGCCGTGCGGGGGACCATCCTCCAGCAGTTGGAGGCACAGCGGGAGTTCGTACAGTCCGAGTCGGAGGTCAACCGCCTCTCGAACGTGCGCTACGTGCGTGGACTCGACAGCTACCTGAGCGTGCTCGACTCCGAGCGTGAGCTCTATGCCGCCCAGCTTGAGCTGGTCTCGCTTGAATTGGTCCGCCTGAGCAACCAGGTAAAGCTCTACGCCGTGCTCGGTGGCGGTTGGCAGCCACTGGATGAGCCCGGCGGCGGCGAATCCGACGCCGTTGTGAACTGA
- a CDS encoding efflux RND transporter permease subunit, translating to MLSRFFLVRPVFAWVIAIILMVAGLLGIYILPISQYPPIAPPSIAITAFYPGASAETVENSVTQIIEQKMTGFDQLLYMSATSDSSGSSRIELTFAPGVDPDMAWSQVQNKLQLAMASLPEVVQRQGVKVSKSTRNYLMIVGLVSEDGSMDGNDLRDYAQSNLEKVLSRVPGVGEVEVFGTQYSMRIWVDPDRLTEYQMTVQDVINGLQSYNVEISAGQFGATPSVEGQRLNAAIIVQSLLKTPEEFAQIPLRINPDGSIVRISDVARTELGAESYDVENEYNGLPAAALAVRQAAGANALETANNIRTRLDEMSHFFPSGLQVVYPYDTTPFVEVAIEEVVKTLFEAIILVFLVMYLFMGNMRATLIPTIAVPVVILGTFAVLGLFGFSINMLTMFAMVLAIGLLVDDAIVVVENVERIMTEEGLPPFEATRKSMDEITPALIGIGLVLSAVFGPMAFFAGSTGVIYRQFSVTIIAAMLLSVVVALVLTPVLCVSLLKPVEKGHEAAESGFKLFRPFFVWFDKIFFRSRDLYLRVVGQALRKQLRYVFAFILITVAMGWLFVRMPTAYLPNEDQGVLMVQAMLPGNSTLEQTREIMREVSRYFTEDEADAVESCMAISGQSFSGRGQNSGLAFIKLRDWKDRDKPGLDVNSVAARATEHFATIRNGLVFAFPPPAVLELGHAKGFDFQLLDRGGLGHEKLMEARNQLLGMAAQDPTLMKVRPNGLEDVPEYRIDVDWEKAGSLGVPIDAIHNTISASFGSAYVNDFIQAGRVKRVYVQADAPFRMQPEDLERLYVRNTQGKMVPFSSFATGYWSYGSPKLERYNAFPSINILGEPSPGSSSGDAMAKMESFVDQLPEGIGFDWNGLSYQERQAGSQTGPLYAFSILVIFLCLAALYESWTIPVSVLLALPLGVIGGVIASSLRGLPNDVYFQIGLLTTLGLTTKNAILIVQFAKQRLDDGMRVFDATLEAAKLRLRPILMTSLAFGFGVLPLAMASGAGAGAQMAIGTSVIGGVVTSTFLVTIFAPLFYVIVERFGRRFSKKKREQAARNQESASKQQPAS from the coding sequence ATGTTATCAAGATTCTTTCTAGTCCGTCCCGTTTTCGCCTGGGTCATCGCCATCATCCTCATGGTGGCCGGTCTGCTCGGCATTTACATCCTGCCGATTTCGCAGTACCCGCCGATCGCGCCACCCTCCATCGCGATCACCGCGTTTTATCCGGGGGCATCCGCCGAGACGGTGGAGAACAGCGTCACCCAGATCATCGAGCAGAAGATGACCGGCTTCGACCAGTTGCTGTACATGAGCGCGACGAGCGACTCCTCGGGCAGTTCGCGTATCGAGCTGACCTTCGCGCCCGGTGTCGATCCCGACATGGCCTGGTCTCAGGTGCAGAACAAGCTTCAGCTCGCCATGGCCAGCTTGCCCGAAGTGGTGCAGCGCCAGGGGGTCAAGGTCAGCAAGTCTACCCGGAACTACCTGATGATCGTCGGCCTGGTCTCGGAAGACGGGAGCATGGACGGCAACGACCTGCGTGACTACGCCCAGTCCAATCTCGAAAAAGTCCTTTCTCGTGTGCCCGGCGTCGGCGAAGTCGAAGTCTTCGGCACGCAGTACTCCATGCGTATCTGGGTGGACCCCGATCGGCTGACCGAATATCAGATGACGGTGCAGGATGTGATTAACGGTTTGCAGTCCTACAACGTCGAGATTTCGGCCGGGCAGTTCGGGGCCACTCCGTCCGTGGAGGGCCAGCGGCTCAATGCCGCCATCATCGTGCAGAGCCTGCTGAAGACGCCGGAGGAGTTCGCGCAGATCCCGCTGCGAATCAACCCGGACGGCTCCATCGTGCGAATCAGTGATGTGGCCCGGACCGAGCTTGGGGCGGAGTCCTACGATGTCGAGAACGAGTACAACGGCCTGCCCGCCGCCGCGCTGGCCGTCCGTCAGGCTGCCGGGGCGAACGCGCTGGAGACGGCCAATAACATTCGCACTCGTCTGGACGAGATGAGCCACTTTTTCCCTTCCGGGCTTCAGGTCGTGTATCCGTACGACACTACACCCTTTGTCGAGGTGGCCATTGAAGAAGTGGTCAAGACGCTCTTCGAGGCGATCATCCTCGTCTTCCTCGTCATGTACCTGTTCATGGGTAACATGCGCGCCACGCTCATCCCGACCATCGCCGTGCCGGTGGTTATCCTGGGGACGTTTGCCGTGCTCGGACTGTTCGGGTTCTCGATCAACATGCTGACCATGTTCGCCATGGTGCTGGCCATCGGCCTGCTGGTGGACGACGCCATCGTGGTGGTGGAAAACGTCGAGCGTATCATGACCGAGGAGGGCTTGCCGCCCTTCGAAGCCACCCGCAAGTCGATGGACGAAATCACCCCGGCTCTGATTGGTATCGGCCTGGTGCTCTCGGCGGTGTTCGGGCCGATGGCGTTCTTCGCCGGATCGACGGGGGTGATCTACCGGCAGTTCTCCGTCACGATCATCGCGGCCATGTTGCTGTCCGTGGTCGTCGCCCTTGTGCTGACCCCGGTGCTATGCGTTTCACTGCTCAAGCCGGTGGAAAAGGGACACGAAGCAGCGGAGTCCGGTTTCAAGTTGTTCCGTCCGTTCTTCGTCTGGTTCGACAAGATCTTTTTCCGCTCGCGTGACCTGTACCTGCGCGTGGTCGGACAGGCTCTGCGCAAGCAGTTGCGCTATGTCTTCGCCTTTATCCTGATCACGGTGGCGATGGGCTGGCTCTTTGTCCGCATGCCCACTGCCTACCTCCCGAATGAGGACCAGGGCGTGCTCATGGTGCAGGCCATGCTGCCGGGTAACTCCACGCTGGAGCAGACCCGTGAAATCATGCGCGAGGTCTCGCGCTACTTCACCGAGGACGAAGCCGACGCGGTCGAATCCTGTATGGCGATCTCCGGCCAGAGCTTTTCCGGTCGCGGGCAGAACTCCGGTCTGGCCTTTATCAAGCTGCGTGACTGGAAAGACCGCGACAAGCCCGGCCTCGATGTCAACAGCGTGGCCGCCCGTGCCACCGAGCACTTTGCGACCATCCGCAACGGCCTTGTCTTTGCCTTCCCGCCCCCGGCGGTACTTGAGTTGGGACACGCCAAGGGCTTTGACTTCCAGTTGCTCGACCGGGGCGGTCTCGGCCACGAAAAGCTGATGGAGGCCCGCAACCAGCTTCTGGGCATGGCCGCGCAGGACCCGACACTGATGAAGGTCCGTCCCAACGGCCTCGAAGACGTGCCCGAATACCGCATTGATGTGGACTGGGAAAAGGCCGGTTCGCTCGGCGTGCCCATCGACGCCATCCACAACACGATTTCGGCCAGCTTCGGCAGCGCCTATGTGAACGACTTCATCCAGGCCGGCCGCGTCAAGCGTGTCTATGTGCAGGCCGACGCACCCTTCCGCATGCAGCCTGAGGATCTGGAAAGACTCTACGTGCGCAACACGCAGGGCAAGATGGTGCCGTTCTCCTCCTTCGCGACGGGTTACTGGTCCTACGGTTCGCCCAAGCTGGAGCGCTACAACGCCTTCCCTTCGATCAACATCCTGGGCGAGCCCAGCCCCGGCAGCAGTTCGGGGGACGCGATGGCGAAGATGGAGAGCTTTGTCGATCAGTTGCCCGAGGGCATCGGCTTCGACTGGAACGGCCTGTCCTATCAGGAGCGGCAGGCCGGTTCGCAGACCGGGCCGTTGTACGCCTTCTCGATTCTGGTCATCTTCCTCTGCCTGGCCGCGCTCTATGAGAGCTGGACCATCCCGGTCTCCGTCCTGCTGGCGCTGCCGCTGGGGGTCATCGGGGGCGTGATCGCCTCGTCCCTTCGCGGTCTGCCCAACGACGTGTACTTCCAGATCGGTCTTCTGACCACGCTCGGACTGACCACAAAGAACGCCATCCTGATCGTGCAGTTTGCCAAGCAGCGGCTGGACGACGGTATGCGGGTCTTTGACGCCACGCTGGAGGCGGCCAAGCTGCGTCTGCGCCCGATCCTGATGACTTCGCTCGCTTTCGGCTTCGGTGTGCTGCCGCTGGCCATGGCCAGCGGGGCCGGAGCCGGAGCGCAGATGGCGATCGGCACGAGCGTCATCGGTGGGGTGGTGACCTCGACCTTCCTTGTCACAATTTTCGCGCCGCTGTTCTACGTGATCGTGGAACGCTTTGGTCGGCGCTTCAGCAAAAAGAAACGGGAACAGGCCGCCCGTAATCAGGAGTCTGCCAGTAAGCAGCAGCCCGCTTCCTAG
- a CDS encoding efflux RND transporter periplasmic adaptor subunit, whose amino-acid sequence MKNSFRIFIPAGAAAVCLLLAGCDSGEQAPAAAPKPLVTTVTLEPETVVLRTELPGRTASYRVAEIRPQVSGLLQKRLFTEGADVEAGEVLYQIDAAPFEAEVASAKANLAAAEKAADQARATLALAKINEERYGALYEEKAVAASERDQAATDYDVAQASVLAAEAAIEQAKAALLTAQINLDYTKIRAPIAGRIGRSSVTDGAIVMAYQAQALASVQQIDPIYVDVPQSTSELLALRRHLDAGNLDRSGETLSEVELIFEDGTRYPHKGTLQFQEVTVDPSTGSVILRMVFPNPEGLLLPGMYVRVEVKEGVNDKAVLITQQGVARNPKGEAVALVVDESGTVIQRLLEIDRSIDGRWLVTSGLKAGDRVIVEGSQKVRPGAEVKTIAFDPNAGPATAPAPAAQEDSSTEKTAPAAE is encoded by the coding sequence ATGAAGAATTCTTTCCGCATTTTTATACCTGCCGGCGCTGCCGCCGTTTGCCTTTTGCTGGCTGGCTGCGACAGTGGCGAGCAGGCTCCAGCCGCCGCCCCCAAGCCGCTCGTAACCACGGTGACACTCGAACCGGAGACAGTAGTCCTGAGGACGGAGTTGCCGGGGCGTACGGCCAGCTACCGGGTGGCGGAAATCCGTCCGCAGGTCAGTGGCCTGTTGCAGAAGCGGCTCTTTACCGAAGGGGCCGACGTTGAGGCGGGCGAGGTGCTTTATCAGATTGACGCGGCCCCGTTCGAGGCCGAGGTGGCCAGCGCGAAAGCAAATCTGGCCGCTGCGGAAAAGGCCGCCGACCAGGCACGGGCCACACTCGCCCTGGCCAAGATCAATGAGGAGCGCTACGGTGCGCTTTATGAGGAGAAGGCGGTGGCCGCCTCCGAGCGTGACCAGGCCGCGACGGACTACGATGTGGCGCAGGCTTCGGTGCTGGCGGCAGAGGCCGCCATTGAGCAGGCCAAGGCCGCGTTGTTGACCGCGCAGATCAATCTGGACTACACGAAGATTCGCGCCCCCATCGCCGGTCGCATTGGGCGCTCCTCGGTCACCGACGGCGCGATTGTGATGGCCTATCAGGCGCAGGCGCTGGCTTCAGTCCAGCAGATTGACCCGATTTACGTGGACGTGCCGCAGTCTACCAGCGAACTGCTGGCCCTTCGTCGTCATCTGGACGCGGGAAATCTCGACCGCTCGGGCGAAACGCTCAGCGAGGTTGAGCTCATCTTTGAAGACGGCACCCGTTACCCGCACAAGGGCACGCTCCAGTTTCAGGAAGTGACGGTCGATCCGAGCACCGGATCGGTTATCCTGCGGATGGTTTTTCCGAATCCCGAGGGTCTCCTGCTGCCGGGGATGTACGTGCGCGTCGAGGTTAAGGAGGGTGTCAACGACAAGGCTGTCCTCATCACCCAACAGGGCGTGGCCCGTAACCCAAAAGGCGAGGCCGTCGCGCTGGTGGTGGATGAATCGGGCACCGTCATCCAGCGGCTGCTGGAGATCGACCGCTCAATCGACGGGCGTTGGCTGGTCACTTCGGGCCTGAAGGCGGGGGACCGGGTCATCGTCGAAGGCTCGCAGAAGGTTCGCCCCGGCGCCGAAGTCAAGACCATCGCCTTTGATCCGAATGCCGGGCCCGCGACCGCTCCGGCTCCCGCCGCGCAGGAGGACTCATCCACGGAGAAGACCGCCCCGGCTGCCGAGTAA
- a CDS encoding CerR family C-terminal domain-containing protein, translating into MANTKNNASTQETRRKLIEAAGEIFAERGLHAATIKEITTRAGVNCAAINYHFSDKFELYAAVIRYAVANSPCTIPPAEPGATAEERLRAYIGMQIDDVYSRARPSWHTTLVAHELAQPTAALDAVMEDLIRPRIVVMNEIINEILGPGATEKELAYAGMSIGGQNFLHVYHQEVLQRVHPKLANQHKREEIIDHILKFSLDGLYGMRDKIRARNKGKGTD; encoded by the coding sequence GTGGCCAATACAAAAAACAACGCCTCCACCCAGGAAACCCGCCGCAAACTAATTGAAGCAGCAGGCGAGATATTCGCCGAACGCGGGCTGCACGCAGCGACGATCAAGGAGATCACGACACGTGCAGGCGTCAACTGCGCGGCGATCAACTACCACTTCAGCGATAAATTTGAGCTGTATGCAGCCGTCATCCGCTATGCCGTCGCCAACAGCCCCTGCACCATCCCCCCGGCCGAGCCCGGCGCCACGGCCGAAGAGCGTCTGCGCGCCTACATCGGCATGCAGATCGATGATGTGTACTCACGTGCACGACCGAGCTGGCATACCACTCTCGTCGCCCACGAGCTGGCCCAGCCGACCGCTGCACTTGACGCGGTGATGGAGGATCTCATCCGGCCACGAATCGTCGTCATGAACGAAATCATCAACGAAATTCTGGGGCCGGGCGCGACGGAAAAGGAACTCGCGTACGCCGGCATGAGCATCGGAGGGCAAAACTTCCTGCACGTCTACCACCAGGAAGTCCTTCAACGCGTGCACCCCAAGCTGGCCAACCAGCACAAGCGCGAAGAAATCATCGACCACATCCTGAAGTTCTCGCTCGACGGCCTCTACGGAATGCGGGACAAAATCCGCGCCCGTAACAAGGGCAAGGGCACCGACTAA